In uncultured Bacteroides sp., the following proteins share a genomic window:
- the hcp gene encoding hydroxylamine reductase: MFCFQCQEASKGTGCTLSGVCGKTPEVANTQDLLLFVVRGVAVYNQELRKIGKPSSEADKFVFDGLFMTITNANFDKQAIIEKIKSGLALKKELAKQVSLPNPPDECTWDGDESEFEEKSKNVGVLRTQDEDIRSLKELVHYGIKGMAAYAEHAWNLDNENAAIFAFMQHALAEITRNDITVNELIALTLETGKYGVDAMAMLDAANTSHYGNPELSEVNIGVGKNPGILISGHDLKDLEELLQQTEGTGVDVYTHSEMLPAHYYPELKKYKHLVGNYGNAWWKQKEEFETFNGPVLFTTNCIVPPTKNATYTDRIYTTGASGLEGATHIPARVNGQPKDFSAIIAHAKTCQPPTEIETGKIVGGFAHAQVLALADKVVDAVKSGAISKFFVMAGCDGRMKSRSYYTEFAEKLPNDTVILTAGCAKYRYNKLPLGDINGIPRVLDAGQCNDSYSLAVIAMKLKEVFELEDINDLPIIYNIAWYEQKAVIVLLALLHLGVKKIHLGPTLPAFLSPNVTNVLVENFGIGGISTADEDIAAFLA, from the coding sequence ATGTTCTGTTTTCAATGTCAGGAAGCTTCAAAAGGTACCGGGTGTACTTTGAGTGGTGTTTGTGGAAAAACTCCCGAGGTAGCTAATACGCAAGACCTCCTTTTGTTTGTAGTACGTGGTGTTGCGGTGTACAACCAGGAATTACGCAAGATTGGCAAACCTTCCTCTGAAGCTGATAAGTTTGTGTTCGACGGATTGTTTATGACCATTACCAATGCAAACTTCGACAAGCAGGCTATTATAGAAAAAATAAAGAGCGGACTTGCTTTAAAGAAAGAATTGGCTAAGCAGGTTTCTCTTCCAAATCCTCCAGATGAATGTACATGGGATGGTGACGAAAGTGAATTCGAAGAAAAATCTAAAAATGTAGGTGTGCTTCGTACTCAGGATGAAGATATCCGTTCATTGAAAGAGCTTGTACACTATGGCATCAAAGGTATGGCTGCTTATGCAGAACATGCATGGAATCTGGACAATGAAAATGCTGCAATCTTTGCATTCATGCAACACGCTCTTGCAGAAATCACAAGAAATGACATCACCGTTAATGAGCTTATCGCATTAACTCTGGAAACTGGTAAGTATGGTGTAGATGCAATGGCAATGCTTGACGCTGCCAACACCAGTCACTACGGAAATCCTGAGTTATCTGAAGTAAACATCGGCGTAGGCAAGAATCCTGGTATCCTTATCAGCGGACACGATCTAAAAGATCTTGAAGAACTTCTACAACAAACTGAAGGAACAGGCGTTGACGTGTACACTCACAGCGAAATGCTTCCTGCACACTACTACCCTGAATTGAAGAAATACAAGCACCTTGTAGGTAACTATGGTAACGCATGGTGGAAACAAAAAGAGGAGTTCGAAACATTCAACGGTCCGGTGCTCTTTACAACCAACTGTATTGTGCCTCCTACTAAGAACGCTACATATACAGACCGCATCTATACAACAGGAGCCAGCGGACTTGAAGGAGCCACTCACATTCCGGCACGCGTAAATGGCCAACCAAAAGATTTCTCTGCTATTATCGCGCACGCTAAAACCTGTCAGCCTCCTACAGAGATTGAGACTGGAAAGATCGTTGGTGGATTTGCACACGCTCAGGTTCTGGCTTTGGCCGATAAAGTTGTGGATGCCGTTAAGAGCGGAGCCATCAGTAAATTCTTTGTAATGGCCGGTTGCGACGGAAGAATGAAGAGCCGCAGTTACTATACCGAGTTTGCAGAGAAACTTCCTAACGATACAGTGATCCTGACTGCCGGTTGTGCAAAATACCGTTATAACAAACTTCCACTAGGAGACATCAACGGAATTCCTCGCGTGCTCGATGCCGGACAATGTAACGACAGTTACTCACTGGCAGTAATCGCAATGAAACTGAAAGAAGTATTTGAACTTGAAGATATAAACGATCTTCCTATCATTTACAACATTGCATGGTACGAACAGAAGGCGGTAATCGTATTGCTTGCACTGCTTCATTTGGGAGTGAAAAAGATTCACCTTGGTCCTACTCTTCCTGCATTCCTTTCACCAAACGTAACAAATGTGTTGGTTGAGAACTTTGGAATTGGTGGAATCAGCACTGCAGATGAAGACATCGCAGCATTCCTTGCATAA
- a CDS encoding pyridoxamine 5'-phosphate oxidase family protein → MFAEIRKKERAMEPQQVREALECGEYGTLSMCGVNGYGYGVPLNYVLEDDHLYFHCAIEGEKLRNLSENNKVSFCVVGKAQVVAKEFTTSYQSIIAFGKATFVSSEDEIRRAMLLLVKKYSPEHQETGEKYINQAIKRIQVIRLDIEHLTGKSNRKI, encoded by the coding sequence ATGTTTGCAGAAATAAGAAAGAAAGAACGGGCTATGGAGCCTCAGCAAGTAAGAGAAGCACTTGAATGCGGAGAATACGGAACATTGTCTATGTGTGGAGTAAATGGATACGGGTATGGCGTACCACTAAACTATGTACTTGAAGATGATCACCTCTATTTCCATTGTGCGATTGAGGGAGAAAAGCTTAGAAACCTGAGTGAGAATAATAAAGTGAGCTTTTGTGTAGTAGGAAAAGCGCAGGTTGTAGCCAAAGAATTCACCACCTCTTACCAAAGTATCATCGCATTTGGTAAAGCCACCTTTGTATCTTCCGAAGATGAAATTCGCCGTGCCATGCTGTTACTGGTTAAAAAATACTCTCCAGAGCACCAGGAAACAGGAGAAAAATATATTAATCAGGCAATTAAACGAATTCAGGTGATAAGACTGGACATTGAACACCTCACAGGAAAGTCTAATAGGAAAATCTAA
- a CDS encoding AMP-binding protein, whose product MKQQDCFIKYIEQSIIKNWDSNALTDYNGETFQYKDVARKIAKIHLLFEEAGINKGDKVAVCGRNSSFWAVAVLATITYGAVAVPVLHEFKADNIHNIVNHSEARFMFVGDQVWENLNEEHMPNLEGIIILNTFDLVVSRSEKLSYAHENLNALYGKKYPRNFRPHDISYQKDKPEELAVINYTSGTTGFSKGVMLPYRSLSSNVEYCWEKHPVGPGDKMVAILPMGHIFGMIYDFLYGISAGAHVYFLTRMPSPKIIAQSFSEIKPKLISCVPLIVEKIIKKNILPRFDNRVNKILLQLPIVNEKLKASIRQEAMDAFGGNFSEIIIGGAPLNGGIESLLRTINFPYTIAYGMTECGPIIASSHWSDLNQKSCGKAASRMEVAVVSENPESTPGELICKGDNMMIGYYKNEEATKGVIDENGWLHTGDMAVMDSEGNISIKGRCKNLLMNASGQNIYPEEVESILNNMPYVAESIIVMQNSKLVALIYPDFDDAFANGLSNEDIEKVMETNRFSLNQQLPAYSQITKVKLHPEEFEKTAKKSIKRFMYQDIEE is encoded by the coding sequence ATGAAACAACAAGACTGCTTTATAAAATATATAGAGCAAAGCATTATCAAGAACTGGGATTCAAATGCCCTGACTGACTATAACGGAGAGACATTTCAATATAAAGACGTAGCAAGAAAGATAGCAAAAATTCACCTTCTATTTGAAGAAGCCGGCATTAATAAGGGAGACAAGGTAGCCGTATGCGGTAGGAATAGTTCTTTCTGGGCGGTAGCCGTGCTGGCAACAATCACTTACGGAGCAGTTGCCGTACCGGTACTTCACGAATTCAAAGCAGACAACATACACAATATAGTGAACCACTCAGAAGCACGCTTCATGTTTGTGGGAGATCAGGTGTGGGAGAACCTGAATGAAGAGCATATGCCAAATCTGGAAGGTATAATTATCCTCAACACATTTGATCTTGTTGTGTCTCGTTCTGAGAAGTTAAGCTATGCACACGAGAATCTGAACGCGCTTTACGGCAAAAAATACCCGCGCAACTTCCGTCCGCACGATATCTCTTACCAAAAAGACAAGCCGGAAGAGCTTGCCGTAATCAACTATACCTCGGGAACCACAGGTTTCTCTAAGGGAGTGATGCTTCCTTACCGCAGTCTTTCATCGAACGTGGAATATTGCTGGGAAAAACATCCGGTAGGTCCGGGAGACAAGATGGTAGCCATCCTGCCGATGGGACATATTTTCGGAATGATATACGACTTTCTGTACGGTATATCTGCCGGAGCACATGTATATTTCCTTACCCGCATGCCTTCACCCAAGATTATTGCACAATCATTCTCGGAAATCAAGCCAAAACTGATCTCTTGTGTGCCTCTTATTGTAGAAAAGATTATCAAGAAAAACATTCTTCCACGATTTGATAACAGAGTAAACAAGATTTTACTTCAGTTGCCTATCGTAAATGAAAAGCTTAAAGCATCAATCAGACAGGAAGCTATGGATGCCTTTGGTGGAAACTTCAGCGAAATTATCATTGGAGGTGCACCACTGAACGGTGGAATTGAATCTTTGCTGAGAACAATCAATTTCCCATACACCATTGCATACGGTATGACCGAGTGCGGACCAATTATTGCATCCAGTCACTGGTCGGACTTAAACCAAAAAAGTTGTGGTAAAGCAGCTTCACGTATGGAAGTTGCCGTTGTGTCCGAGAATCCGGAAAGCACTCCCGGTGAACTTATCTGCAAGGGAGACAACATGATGATAGGTTACTATAAAAACGAAGAGGCAACCAAAGGTGTTATTGACGAGAATGGATGGCTGCACACCGGCGATATGGCGGTGATGGACAGTGAAGGAAACATCAGCATTAAGGGACGTTGCAAGAACCTACTTATGAATGCTTCCGGCCAGAATATTTATCCTGAAGAGGTTGAATCAATACTCAACAATATGCCGTATGTGGCCGAATCAATTATCGTGATGCAAAACAGTAAATTGGTGGCATTAATATATCCTGATTTTGATGATGCCTTTGCCAATGGCCTTAGCAACGAGGATATTGAAAAAGTAATGGAAACAAATCGTTTCTCACTGAATCAGCAATTGCCTGCTTACTCTCAGATTACAAAGGTGAAACTGCATCCTGAGGAGTTTGAAAAAACGGCAAAGAAGAGTATCAAGCGATTTATGTACCAGGATATCGAAGAATAA
- a CDS encoding UvrD-helicase domain-containing protein — MSVSPELLVYKASAGSGKTFTLAVEYIKLLIQNPRAYQQILAVTFTNKATAEMKERILSQLYGIWTEDKDSASYLEKVCTELNLPEADVRKAAGLALNYMIHDYSRFRVETIDSFFQSVMRNLARELELSPNLNIELNNPEVLSDAVDSMIEKLKPTSEVLAWLLDYIDERIKDDKRWNVSGEVKNFGRNIFDEGYIEKGNDLREKLKDANYIKRYKKELQTIQEEAIEQMKGFADQFNGLLEEHGLTPIDLKGGARGIGSYFNKIHNGVMSNDVRNITVEKCLASEDNWSTKTSPNKNAIIQLAYDELMPLLESSEQFRVKNNIIVNSCRLSLQHVNKVRLLANIDEEVRILNKENNRFLLSDTNALLHRLVQDGDSSFVFEKIGANIHNVMIDEFQDTSRMQWDNFKLLLLEGLSQGSDSLIVGDVKQSIYRWRNGDWGILNGLRDTMENFPIRIEPLNTNYRSEANIIKFNNRLFTSACNYLCDVYWEELNEECYSLKEAYCDVNQESPKKEDKGYVKISFLEGDDKDTPPEEKKDYTQYTMESLAEEVNDLIAQGVKLNDITILVRKNKTIPQIASFFDENLPYRIVSDEAFRLDASLAICMIMDGLRYLSNQENSIARAQLAAAYQNEVLKQGIELNTLLLSDIESYLPSEFISRRNELPLMPLYELIEELFRIFQMEKIENQDAYLFSFYDAVVEYLQNNSSDPDSFIAHWEERLCSKTIPSGEIEGIRIMSIHKSKGLEFHTVLLPFCDWKLENETNNQLVWCTPTVEPFNELDLVPVNYSTAMAESIYKEDYQNERLQLWVDNLNLLYVAFTRAEKNLIVWSKKDQKKTVSELLNRALRSVAALESVVWDEEEPYEFGALCPSEVKEVKATTNKLTTPPSSVPVQIESHLHNVEFRQSNRSADFIKGEDVGDDNSKYINMGQLLHTLFSAIETKEDVQPAIERLLFEGVIPDKETEKNIRKTAEKALSHPMVQEWYSGTYQLFNECAIIYKEKDSLEVRRPDRVMMNDSEVVVVDFKFGKKNKKYNEQVQGYVSLLADMGYKNISGYLWYVYDGELEKVG, encoded by the coding sequence ATGAGTGTTTCACCGGAACTACTAGTATACAAAGCATCCGCCGGATCAGGGAAAACGTTTACCCTGGCGGTGGAATATATTAAATTGCTGATTCAAAACCCACGGGCGTATCAGCAAATCCTTGCCGTAACCTTTACCAACAAGGCTACAGCCGAGATGAAAGAACGTATCCTGAGCCAGCTTTACGGCATCTGGACTGAGGATAAAGACTCAGCTTCTTACCTGGAAAAGGTTTGCACAGAGCTGAATTTACCGGAAGCTGACGTGCGCAAAGCGGCAGGACTGGCGCTGAACTACATGATTCATGACTACAGCCGGTTCAGGGTAGAGACAATCGACTCGTTCTTTCAGTCGGTGATGCGCAATCTGGCGCGGGAACTTGAACTGAGTCCCAACCTGAACATTGAGCTTAATAACCCGGAAGTGCTGAGCGATGCGGTAGATTCCATGATTGAAAAGCTGAAGCCCACTTCGGAAGTGCTGGCGTGGCTGCTCGATTATATTGATGAACGCATAAAGGACGATAAGCGCTGGAATGTATCGGGCGAGGTAAAGAACTTCGGACGGAATATTTTCGATGAAGGATATATTGAAAAAGGAAATGATCTTCGGGAGAAACTCAAAGATGCGAACTACATAAAGAGATATAAAAAGGAACTTCAGACAATACAAGAGGAAGCCATTGAGCAGATGAAGGGTTTTGCCGACCAGTTTAACGGATTACTTGAGGAACATGGGCTTACCCCTATCGACTTAAAAGGCGGTGCGCGAGGAATAGGCAGCTATTTCAATAAGATTCATAATGGTGTTATGAGCAATGATGTGCGTAACATTACTGTAGAGAAGTGTTTGGCTAGCGAGGACAACTGGTCAACCAAAACTTCGCCGAACAAGAACGCCATTATCCAACTGGCTTATGATGAACTTATGCCGCTATTGGAAAGCTCGGAACAGTTTCGGGTAAAGAACAATATCATTGTAAACTCCTGCCGCTTGTCGTTACAGCACGTAAACAAAGTGAGACTGCTTGCCAATATTGACGAGGAGGTGCGCATTCTGAACAAGGAGAACAACCGCTTCCTGCTGTCGGACACCAACGCATTGCTTCACCGATTGGTGCAGGACGGCGATTCATCGTTCGTTTTCGAGAAGATCGGGGCAAACATTCACAATGTGATGATTGATGAGTTTCAGGACACTTCACGAATGCAGTGGGATAACTTCAAGTTATTGCTTTTGGAAGGTTTGTCTCAAGGCTCGGACAGCCTCATCGTGGGCGATGTAAAGCAATCCATCTACCGCTGGCGTAACGGCGACTGGGGTATTCTCAATGGTTTGCGTGATACAATGGAAAACTTTCCTATACGCATAGAGCCTCTGAACACCAACTACCGAAGCGAAGCCAACATTATTAAGTTCAACAACCGCCTGTTTACCTCAGCCTGTAACTATCTGTGTGATGTTTATTGGGAGGAACTGAACGAAGAATGCTATAGTCTGAAGGAAGCTTATTGCGATGTGAACCAGGAATCGCCCAAGAAGGAGGACAAGGGTTACGTAAAAATTTCATTCCTTGAAGGAGACGATAAAGACACTCCGCCCGAAGAGAAGAAAGATTACACGCAATATACCATGGAATCCCTTGCCGAAGAGGTGAACGATCTCATTGCACAGGGAGTGAAACTAAATGATATTACCATTCTGGTGCGCAAGAACAAGACTATCCCTCAGATAGCCAGCTTCTTTGACGAGAATCTTCCCTATCGCATTGTGTCCGATGAGGCTTTCCGACTGGATGCTTCGCTGGCCATCTGCATGATAATGGATGGCCTGCGCTATCTATCAAATCAAGAGAACAGCATTGCCAGGGCACAACTGGCGGCGGCTTATCAGAATGAAGTATTAAAACAAGGTATAGAGCTTAATACTTTGCTGCTTAGCGATATAGAAAGTTACCTTCCCTCTGAATTTATCTCCAGAAGAAACGAGTTGCCTTTGATGCCTCTTTACGAACTGATAGAGGAACTGTTCCGCATTTTCCAGATGGAAAAGATAGAGAATCAGGATGCTTACCTGTTCTCGTTCTATGATGCGGTGGTGGAATACCTGCAAAACAACTCATCTGACCCGGACTCTTTTATTGCTCACTGGGAAGAACGTCTTTGCAGCAAGACTATTCCGTCGGGAGAAATTGAGGGTATACGAATCATGTCTATCCATAAATCCAAGGGACTGGAGTTTCACACCGTGCTGCTTCCTTTCTGCGACTGGAAACTGGAGAACGAAACGAACAATCAGCTGGTGTGGTGCACTCCCACCGTTGAGCCATTTAATGAGCTCGACCTTGTTCCGGTGAATTACTCGACGGCAATGGCTGAGTCTATCTATAAAGAGGACTACCAAAACGAGCGTCTTCAGCTTTGGGTAGATAATCTGAACCTGCTTTATGTAGCTTTTACCCGTGCGGAAAAGAATCTGATTGTATGGAGCAAAAAAGATCAGAAGAAGACAGTGTCCGAATTGCTCAATAGAGCGTTGCGGTCGGTTGCGGCCCTGGAATCTGTGGTATGGGATGAGGAAGAGCCTTACGAATTCGGAGCACTTTGTCCGTCGGAAGTCAAGGAGGTAAAAGCAACCACCAATAAGCTTACGACTCCCCCCAGCAGTGTTCCGGTACAGATTGAGTCGCACTTGCACAATGTAGAATTTCGCCAGTCGAACCGCTCCGCTGATTTCATCAAAGGTGAGGATGTGGGCGACGATAACTCCAAATACATTAACATGGGGCAACTGCTCCACACGCTTTTCTCGGCCATTGAAACCAAGGAAGATGTGCAGCCAGCCATTGAACGTTTGCTCTTTGAAGGCGTGATACCCGATAAAGAAACCGAAAAGAACATTCGCAAAACGGCAGAGAAAGCTCTCTCCCACCCAATGGTTCAGGAGTGGTACTCGGGCACATACCAACTCTTCAACGAATGCGCCATCATCTACAAAGAAAAAGATTCGCTGGAAGTGCGTCGCCCCGACCGTGTAATGATGAATGACAGTGAGGTTGTGGTGGTAGATTTCAAATTTGGTAAGAAGAACAAGAAATACAATGAGCAGGTGCAGGGATATGTATCCTTGCTTGCTGATATGGGTTATAAGAACATCAGCGGGTACTTGTGGTATGTATATGATGGGGAACTTGAAAAAGTTGGGTAA
- a CDS encoding PD-(D/E)XK nuclease family protein, producing the protein METFLSIVAKDLYKRHGADLSRVAVIFPNKRAGLFFNEHLAEEANRPIWSPAYLSISELFQQLSAQRSENPLKLGDSIKLVCELYKIFREETKSEETLDEFYFWGELLISDFDDADKNLVDADRMFSNLQDLKNMMDGFDFLSEDQEAAIQQFFQNFSIEKRTALKEKFISLWDVLGSIYHRYKESLVNQNIAYEGMLYRSVIEQLDASQMKYDTYVFVGFNVLNKVETKFFQLLRDANKALFYWDYDTFYTEAKNHEAGEFIRRNLKEFPSALSGVKFDKMDKPKKVRFIASSTENAQARYLPEWIRTNVIGKESDSAVVLCNESLLLPVLHSIPDSVKHVNITMGFPLAQTPVHSFITALLELQTVGFRPETGRYSYAAVQSVLKHPYTRQLSSKADDLEKDLTRKNRFYPLPSELKQDEFLGLLFTPQLGNMDLCNYLTSVLKEVAKIYHAEKNSEDVFNQLYRESLFKSFTVITRFGSLIDSGDLTVQTDTFRRLLNKVLTASNIPFHGEPAIGMQVMGVLETRNLDFKNLVMMSLNEGQLPKGSGDSSFIPYNLRKAFGMTTIEHKNAVYAYYFYRLMQRAENITLMYNTSSDGLNRGEWSRFMLQFLIEWPHEISREYVEAGQSPQVAAEITIQKTPDVMKRLQNFYDKRCNERAQFSPSALNTYMDCRLKFYYTYVAKLRPKPEVSSEIDSAMFGTIFHRSAELVYMDFKEHGNVVNKDQIEQLLRNDVKLQGYVDKAFKEEFFQVPLDEKPEYNGVQLVNSKVIVSYLRQLLRNDKEYAPFTLVDMEKKVSEDISIPTAKGDILSRIGGTIDRMDSKDGTLRIVDYKTGGTPKIAADIAALFTPAEGRPNYIFQTFLYAAIMTRQQNLKVAPSLLYIHQAASADYKPYIGMGPWNNKIFVEDFTPYEEEFRELLTQLLAEIFNPEEPFSQTAFVSKCEYCDFKAMCKR; encoded by the coding sequence ATGGAAACATTCTTAAGTATCGTCGCAAAAGACTTATATAAAAGGCACGGAGCCGATCTCTCCCGCGTAGCTGTTATTTTCCCTAACAAGCGCGCAGGATTATTCTTCAATGAACATCTGGCGGAAGAGGCTAATCGTCCCATCTGGTCACCGGCTTACCTCAGCATTAGCGAGTTGTTTCAGCAACTATCGGCACAAAGAAGCGAGAATCCGCTGAAGCTTGGCGACTCCATCAAGCTGGTTTGCGAGCTTTATAAGATATTCCGTGAGGAGACTAAGAGTGAGGAGACGCTGGATGAGTTCTACTTCTGGGGAGAATTGCTGATAAGCGACTTTGACGATGCCGACAAGAATCTGGTGGATGCCGACCGCATGTTCAGCAATCTGCAAGACTTAAAGAATATGATGGATGGTTTCGATTTCCTTAGTGAGGATCAGGAAGCGGCTATCCAACAGTTTTTCCAGAACTTTTCCATTGAGAAACGCACTGCTCTGAAAGAGAAATTCATTTCCTTGTGGGATGTGCTTGGTAGCATCTACCATCGCTATAAAGAATCACTGGTCAATCAGAATATTGCCTACGAAGGAATGCTCTACCGCTCGGTTATTGAGCAGCTGGATGCGTCGCAGATGAAGTATGATACCTATGTATTTGTGGGATTCAACGTGCTGAACAAGGTAGAGACTAAGTTCTTCCAGTTGCTCCGTGATGCAAACAAGGCGCTGTTCTACTGGGATTATGACACGTTCTACACCGAAGCAAAGAATCACGAGGCGGGTGAGTTTATCCGCCGTAACCTGAAAGAGTTTCCTTCTGCCCTAAGCGGAGTGAAATTTGATAAGATGGATAAGCCAAAGAAGGTGAGGTTTATCGCTTCCTCTACCGAGAATGCGCAGGCGCGTTACCTTCCCGAATGGATACGAACCAATGTTATCGGAAAGGAATCGGATAGCGCTGTGGTTCTTTGCAACGAATCGCTTCTGCTGCCCGTGCTGCATTCCATCCCCGACAGCGTGAAGCATGTCAACATTACGATGGGATTCCCTTTGGCTCAGACTCCCGTTCACAGTTTTATCACTGCTTTACTGGAGCTGCAGACCGTAGGCTTCCGTCCTGAGACGGGAAGATATTCTTATGCTGCCGTACAATCCGTGCTGAAACACCCATATACCCGTCAGCTATCATCAAAAGCTGATGATCTGGAGAAGGATCTTACCAGGAAGAACCGCTTCTATCCGCTTCCATCGGAATTAAAGCAGGATGAGTTTCTTGGATTACTTTTCACTCCTCAGTTAGGGAACATGGACCTTTGCAATTATCTGACCAGCGTATTGAAGGAGGTTGCAAAGATCTATCATGCGGAAAAGAACAGCGAAGATGTATTCAATCAGCTCTATCGCGAATCGCTCTTCAAGTCTTTTACAGTGATAACCCGTTTTGGTAGTCTGATTGACAGCGGTGACCTTACTGTTCAGACAGATACCTTCAGGCGTTTGCTAAACAAGGTGCTCACTGCCTCAAACATCCCTTTCCACGGTGAACCGGCCATCGGTATGCAGGTGATGGGTGTGCTTGAAACCCGTAACCTCGACTTTAAGAATCTGGTGATGATGTCGCTCAACGAGGGACAATTGCCCAAAGGCAGCGGAGACTCCTCGTTCATTCCTTACAACCTGCGCAAAGCATTCGGAATGACAACCATTGAACACAAGAATGCTGTGTATGCTTACTATTTCTATCGCCTTATGCAACGGGCGGAGAACATTACGCTGATGTACAACACCTCGAGTGACGGACTGAACCGTGGCGAATGGTCGCGCTTCATGCTGCAATTCCTTATTGAGTGGCCGCATGAAATCAGTCGGGAATACGTGGAAGCCGGACAATCGCCTCAGGTAGCGGCAGAGATTACTATCCAAAAAACTCCGGATGTAATGAAGCGTCTGCAGAACTTTTATGATAAACGCTGCAATGAACGTGCACAGTTCTCTCCTTCAGCCCTGAATACTTACATGGATTGCCGCCTGAAGTTCTACTACACTTACGTTGCCAAACTGAGACCAAAACCGGAAGTCAGCTCAGAAATCGACTCTGCCATGTTCGGAACCATCTTTCACCGTTCGGCAGAGCTGGTTTATATGGACTTTAAAGAGCATGGAAATGTGGTAAACAAAGATCAGATTGAGCAACTGCTCCGCAACGATGTAAAATTGCAGGGGTATGTGGACAAAGCATTCAAGGAAGAGTTCTTCCAGGTTCCTCTTGATGAGAAGCCCGAATACAACGGAGTGCAACTGGTCAACTCGAAGGTTATCGTGTCATACCTCCGTCAGTTGTTACGCAACGATAAGGAATATGCCCCATTCACGCTGGTTGACATGGAGAAAAAGGTGAGTGAAGACATCTCCATCCCAACAGCCAAAGGAGATATCCTTTCAAGAATAGGCGGAACCATTGACCGTATGGACAGCAAAGACGGAACCCTGCGCATTGTAGACTACAAAACCGGAGGCACTCCCAAAATAGCAGCAGACATAGCCGCACTTTTCACTCCGGCAGAGGGTCGCCCCAATTATATATTCCAGACATTCCTCTATGCAGCCATTATGACCAGGCAGCAAAATCTGAAGGTTGCCCCTTCCCTGCTCTACATTCACCAGGCTGCCTCCGCCGACTACAAACCATACATTGGAATGGGTCCGTGGAACAATAAAATTTTTGTAGAAGATTTTACGCCCTACGAAGAAGAATTCCGTGAGTTGCTAACTCAATTGCTTGCGGAGATTTTTAATCCCGAAGAGCCATTCAGCCAGACCGCGTTCGTAAGTAAATGTGAGTATTGTGACTTTAAAGCCATGTGCAAGAGATAA